A window from Leuconostoc mesenteroides subsp. mesenteroides encodes these proteins:
- the secA2 gene encoding accessory Sec system translocase SecA2, translated as MNSLLKKLALKNYYKIYEIVESKSVQYANMSDNQLQDQTFKLKKRLVKGETLDDILPDAFATIREADKRVLGLYPFREQVIGGIILHGGNVAEMKTGEGKTLTATMPLYLNALMGYGVMLITVNDYLAARDAKEIGPVFEWLGLTVGIGVAQENQQNDDLDKKKIYSSDIIYTTNSALGFDYLFENLADNANDKNIRGFNYAVIDEIDSVLLDMAQTPLIISGAPRVQSNLYQVADYFIKTLEPFEDYELDEEQKHVWLKSTGIKKGEKFFGIDSMMSKENVETYRYIMLALKAHFLYYKNCDYVVENGEIVLLDASNGRKLLGTKLQSGIHQSIEAKENLEITLETRAMASITYQNLFRMFHKLSGMTGTGKTDEKELRDMYNVSVIMVPTHKPIKRFDREDHIYFDLESKLTASVKEIIKYHKIGRPILLGSSSVTMSELYSRILLREGIPHNVLNARNAALESQIIKEAGQKGAVTVATAMAGRGTDIKISDEVNELGGLIVIGTERMESKRIDNQLRGRSGRQGNNGRSEFFVSLDDEILLKNGAHWLKKYVDKHKKYHLQQLKQRKFKKIIDNAQKSAESQNKTARLQTLEFDEVSRIQREKVYEVRNYLISQEDNYESILESMANTWFDKISSQEEMSKNELENFILNNLDYQFNEHNQDFGRIDFNKKSSIKQFLLKIFQRVLENKRKKIGSMFQFKYFQRLILLKAIDTQWVEEVDNLQQLKTIVMNRNLAQHNPVYEYQIEAKKSYTLMIEKINEQAVSGFMLSELSMQRDGSIEVDFA; from the coding sequence TTGAATAGTTTATTAAAGAAGTTAGCATTGAAAAATTATTACAAAATATATGAAATAGTAGAATCTAAGTCTGTTCAATATGCCAATATGAGTGATAATCAACTGCAAGATCAAACATTTAAACTCAAAAAACGTCTAGTAAAGGGAGAAACACTAGATGATATTCTACCAGATGCATTCGCTACAATTCGTGAAGCTGATAAACGTGTTCTTGGATTATATCCTTTTCGTGAACAGGTTATTGGAGGAATCATACTACATGGCGGTAATGTAGCTGAAATGAAAACGGGGGAAGGGAAAACGTTGACGGCTACGATGCCACTGTACTTGAATGCTTTAATGGGATATGGTGTCATGTTAATTACGGTTAATGACTACTTAGCAGCCAGAGATGCAAAAGAAATTGGTCCAGTGTTTGAATGGCTAGGCTTAACAGTTGGTATTGGAGTAGCACAGGAGAACCAGCAAAATGATGATTTAGATAAGAAAAAAATATATAGTTCAGATATTATTTACACAACTAATTCGGCTTTAGGTTTTGATTATTTGTTTGAAAACTTAGCAGATAATGCAAATGATAAAAATATTCGAGGGTTCAATTACGCTGTAATTGATGAGATTGATTCGGTATTGCTAGATATGGCACAGACACCACTCATCATTTCTGGGGCACCTCGCGTACAATCTAATCTTTATCAAGTAGCTGATTATTTTATTAAAACGCTTGAACCATTTGAAGATTATGAATTAGATGAAGAGCAAAAACATGTTTGGCTAAAATCAACTGGTATAAAAAAAGGTGAAAAATTTTTCGGTATTGATTCCATGATGTCCAAAGAGAATGTAGAAACTTACCGATATATTATGTTAGCCTTAAAAGCTCATTTTTTGTATTATAAAAATTGTGATTATGTTGTCGAAAACGGTGAAATAGTATTATTAGATGCTAGTAATGGTCGGAAATTACTTGGTACTAAATTACAATCAGGAATTCATCAATCTATTGAGGCTAAGGAGAATCTAGAAATAACATTAGAGACGAGGGCAATGGCCTCAATTACTTATCAAAATCTATTTCGAATGTTTCATAAGTTATCAGGTATGACAGGAACAGGAAAAACAGACGAAAAAGAATTGCGAGACATGTACAATGTTTCAGTGATTATGGTACCAACACATAAACCGATCAAACGTTTTGATAGAGAAGATCATATTTATTTTGATTTAGAAAGTAAATTAACAGCATCAGTTAAAGAAATTATTAAATATCATAAAATAGGCAGACCAATCTTATTGGGGAGTAGTTCAGTTACGATGTCTGAACTGTATTCAAGAATATTGTTACGAGAGGGAATACCTCATAATGTATTAAACGCAAGGAATGCTGCATTAGAATCACAGATTATTAAGGAAGCAGGCCAAAAAGGCGCAGTTACTGTGGCAACCGCAATGGCTGGACGAGGAACTGATATAAAAATTAGCGATGAAGTGAATGAATTGGGTGGTTTAATTGTTATTGGTACTGAACGTATGGAAAGTAAAAGGATTGATAATCAATTAAGAGGACGTTCAGGGCGACAAGGTAATAATGGGCGTAGTGAGTTTTTTGTTTCCTTAGACGATGAAATTTTACTGAAAAACGGTGCCCATTGGTTAAAAAAATATGTAGATAAACATAAGAAGTATCATTTACAACAACTTAAACAGAGAAAATTTAAAAAAATTATCGATAATGCGCAAAAAAGTGCCGAAAGTCAGAATAAAACAGCGCGATTGCAAACATTGGAATTTGATGAAGTATCTCGCATCCAACGTGAAAAGGTCTATGAAGTAAGAAATTATTTAATTAGCCAAGAAGATAACTATGAAAGTATTTTAGAGTCAATGGCTAATACTTGGTTTGATAAAATTTCTTCGCAAGAAGAAATGTCTAAAAATGAGCTCGAAAATTTTATATTAAATAACTTAGATTACCAATTTAACGAACATAATCAGGATTTTGGACGGATTGATTTCAATAAAAAAAGTAGTATTAAACAATTTCTACTAAAAATATTTCAAAGGGTGTTGGAGAATAAAAGGAAAAAAATCGGTAGTATGTTCCAATTTAAGTATTTTCAACGTTTAATTTTACTTAAAGCTATTGATACACAATGGGTCGAAGAAGTTGATAATCTGCAACAACTCAAAACTATCGTTATGAATCGTAATTTAGCTCAGCATAACCCAGTTTATGAATACCAAATTGAGGCTAAAAAATCATATACTCTAATGATTGAAAAAATTAATGAACAAGCGGTATCGGGTTTTATGTTAAGTGAATTATCGATGCAACGAGACGGTAGTATTGAAGTTGATTTCGCATAA
- the asp3 gene encoding accessory Sec system protein Asp3, with the protein MNSEISLENNFIFQVLWDSNNSKTYTYGATIDIIENLIHYRNPMMAQAVKIHTWYSETSFSEFRFSPTLPLLKGGHRYALYSMYQAYPENSIFIQVDFYDIYGVKIDTIINQNRTMFFNFPEEATNYQISLVNSSNEKIFFEQLLIFESGTENTTYYFDTNKNLVLPTAYRANHEHQKVTFNEYRNQLVTMPVNIASQHIIAIGDPFLNFYQIENMLENNDYQSLANIKQFIYSLDTNIIFVGQHIFDSVLAILISSQMTSSKIEIKHTFETALKKSKLLSVKSEKKILDMLVQKNSQ; encoded by the coding sequence ATGAATTCAGAAATATCTCTCGAAAATAACTTTATATTTCAGGTTCTATGGGATTCTAATAACAGCAAAACATATACTTACGGCGCCACAATAGATATTATCGAGAATTTAATACATTATCGCAATCCTATGATGGCACAGGCTGTGAAAATTCATACGTGGTACTCGGAAACTAGTTTTTCTGAATTTCGTTTTTCACCTACTTTGCCGCTTTTAAAAGGCGGACATCGTTATGCTTTATATTCGATGTACCAAGCATATCCTGAAAATTCTATATTTATTCAGGTTGATTTTTATGATATTTATGGTGTAAAAATAGACACCATTATTAATCAAAATCGTACAATGTTCTTTAACTTTCCTGAAGAGGCAACTAATTATCAAATCAGTTTAGTTAATTCATCTAATGAAAAAATATTTTTTGAACAATTATTAATATTTGAATCAGGTACAGAAAATACAACTTATTATTTTGATACAAATAAAAATCTTGTTCTACCTACTGCATATAGAGCAAATCATGAACATCAAAAAGTTACTTTTAATGAGTATAGAAATCAATTAGTTACTATGCCAGTGAATATAGCATCTCAACATATAATAGCAATTGGCGATCCTTTTTTAAATTTTTACCAAATTGAAAATATGTTAGAAAATAACGATTATCAATCATTGGCAAATATTAAACAATTTATTTATTCACTAGATACAAATATTATATTTGTCGGGCAACATATATTTGATAGTGTTTTAGCCATATTAATTAGTAGTCAAATGACTAGTTCTAAAATTGAAATAAAGCATACATTTGAGACAGCATTAAAAAAATCAAAACTATTAAGTGTTAAATCTGAAAAAAAAATATTAGATATGTTAGTCCAAAAAAATTCTCAGTAA
- the asp2 gene encoding accessory Sec system protein Asp2 translates to MIKIINVGEINIFENISNNHISFQFMSWEQLDTALNNNKNLPFLGEEESEATLPDYILLSQVNKNDVLTENSVNKLLEKHWPIQILYDISVTRNQELLSILNENRAIKVDLSNINYFLEEAQKYLFNGQEGSKLSIGNTLLRRHQENQLSILGHVNTVFEGSWGKEFKQIYTWRYNYIFQENKVIELWLEYECEQAVEIILDITRISSDGQNIIQTTSLSEKDLQRPYVITSFNPGEYLSTSVSARGKGKVKLGQLHIRRSRQALGTFFVGGKRIVSENRQELMTYFHPGDRKPPLNVYFSGYRSAEGFEGNFMMRDLSAPYLLVTDPRLEGGSFYMGKRDIENNLIQTIRSTLKELDFTESQLVLSGLSMGTFGALYYAADLQPHAVIIGKPLVNIGDVAYHEHTIRPNIFPTALDILLNVAGESNVIEKENVNNRFWDKFTKGNYQHTKFCIAFMRNDDYDPMAFKNIQRFCDQKGISLLSRGFVGRHNDNSYAINNWFIKQYKNILQYDFGRVGTAE, encoded by the coding sequence ATGATTAAAATAATAAACGTAGGTGAGATAAATATATTTGAAAATATCTCTAATAATCATATCTCATTTCAGTTTATGTCTTGGGAACAGTTGGACACAGCGTTAAATAATAATAAGAATTTACCATTTCTGGGCGAAGAAGAAAGTGAAGCCACGCTTCCTGATTATATTTTACTTAGCCAAGTAAATAAAAATGATGTTCTAACTGAAAATAGTGTCAATAAATTATTAGAGAAGCATTGGCCAATTCAAATATTATACGATATTTCTGTTACTAGAAATCAAGAATTGCTTAGTATATTGAATGAGAACAGGGCCATCAAAGTTGACTTGAGTAACATTAATTATTTCCTAGAAGAAGCTCAAAAATATTTATTCAATGGTCAAGAGGGATCGAAACTTTCGATTGGTAATACGCTATTAAGGCGACACCAGGAAAACCAATTAAGTATATTGGGACATGTCAATACAGTTTTTGAAGGAAGTTGGGGTAAGGAGTTCAAACAAATATATACGTGGCGGTATAATTATATTTTTCAAGAAAATAAAGTCATTGAATTATGGTTAGAGTATGAGTGTGAACAGGCGGTTGAAATCATTTTGGATATTACGCGTATTAGCAGTGATGGCCAAAATATTATCCAAACAACTTCTCTAAGTGAAAAAGATTTACAAAGACCATATGTGATTACCAGTTTTAATCCAGGAGAATATTTATCGACTTCAGTTTCAGCCAGGGGGAAAGGGAAAGTTAAACTTGGCCAGCTTCATATTAGACGATCTAGGCAAGCGTTAGGCACTTTTTTTGTTGGTGGAAAACGAATTGTGAGTGAAAATCGTCAAGAATTAATGACTTATTTTCATCCTGGTGATAGAAAACCACCATTAAATGTTTATTTTTCAGGATATAGATCTGCTGAGGGATTCGAGGGGAATTTTATGATGAGAGATTTATCTGCTCCTTATTTGTTAGTTACAGATCCTCGTCTTGAAGGAGGAAGCTTTTACATGGGAAAACGCGATATTGAAAATAATCTTATTCAAACCATTAGGTCGACGTTAAAGGAGTTAGATTTTACAGAAAGTCAATTAGTTTTATCAGGTTTATCTATGGGAACATTTGGCGCACTATATTATGCAGCCGATTTACAACCACATGCAGTGATTATTGGAAAACCACTTGTTAATATAGGCGATGTAGCTTATCACGAACATACTATTCGACCCAACATTTTTCCGACAGCGCTTGACATACTTCTTAATGTTGCGGGTGAATCAAACGTAATTGAAAAAGAAAATGTAAATAATCGATTTTGGGATAAATTTACAAAAGGAAATTATCAGCATACTAAGTTTTGCATAGCCTTTATGCGCAATGATGACTATGATCCTATGGCCTTTAAGAATATACAAAGATTTTGTGATCAAAAAGGAATTTCTTTATTATCAAGGGGATTTGTTGGCCGTCATAATGACAATAGCTATGCCATCAATAATTGGTTTATTAAACAGTATAAAAATATTCTTCAATATGATTTTGGAAGGGTTGGTACTGCGGAATGA
- the asp1 gene encoding accessory Sec system protein Asp1, with protein sequence MIYIIPSWQSLSDGPTDFDDIVHQLKMFQKNNIEVEIILPTYLPSIRYQLNRQGLTDVKYWSVFEYLQNIQSNIGLPLKVDSLKFPDQAQFIYTPICLIVLYQKSVFAKVYYSKFGGVNHVDYFVNDIITKQNFYDDRGILSSVIAYDSTGKQIYMNYFDDYQNIKIHHNLLTHQVKLAFGGKNYIYGSLEELIISYIEEHLMDIKGSHTIILSACLENNYLTKLSHLNSRMIVSFSNQRFKFEDKELLNQFLSMADILIADTKFSQRELEKECQSEHRNLTVHELAPFDADLKLGESQSMRQQVIYWYVDNSLAGILPTAIQKLAHRLITHKENSIVIASKSSLQIRTISNKIFDYVKAFYQVHEESAVYQMAWQAFNDDSENKIHDNELKRFSEIKEYQNATKAIEVMQHVEKQVITFEKDINIGLNSARMILDLSNKPDTFLQISGISAGLPQINMKESSYIVDRKNGLILKTINELDEAIEYYLDTLNYWNESLVYNIGQIEKYSNKNNVQRWIDLVRSSNEHD encoded by the coding sequence TTGATTTATATTATACCAAGTTGGCAGTCGTTATCTGATGGGCCAACAGATTTTGACGATATTGTGCATCAACTTAAAATGTTTCAAAAAAATAATATTGAAGTAGAAATCATTTTACCGACTTATTTGCCAAGTATTCGCTATCAACTAAATAGACAAGGATTGACTGATGTCAAATATTGGTCAGTATTCGAATATTTACAAAATATACAAAGTAATATTGGACTACCTTTAAAAGTAGATAGCCTTAAATTTCCTGACCAAGCTCAGTTTATTTATACTCCAATTTGTTTAATTGTTTTGTATCAAAAAAGTGTGTTTGCAAAGGTCTATTATTCTAAATTTGGTGGTGTAAATCATGTTGATTATTTTGTTAATGATATAATTACCAAGCAAAATTTTTATGATGATAGAGGCATATTATCAAGTGTAATAGCTTATGATTCTACCGGAAAACAAATTTATATGAATTATTTTGATGACTATCAAAATATAAAAATACATCATAATTTATTAACCCATCAAGTTAAATTAGCATTTGGAGGAAAGAATTATATTTATGGCAGTCTTGAAGAACTAATCATATCTTACATCGAAGAACATCTAATGGACATAAAAGGAAGCCATACAATTATTTTGTCTGCTTGTTTAGAAAATAATTATCTAACGAAGCTTAGTCACTTGAATAGTCGTATGATTGTCTCTTTTTCAAATCAACGATTTAAATTTGAAGACAAAGAACTCCTCAATCAGTTTTTGAGTATGGCGGACATTTTAATTGCTGATACAAAATTTTCTCAACGTGAATTAGAAAAAGAATGTCAATCTGAACATAGAAATCTTACGGTTCATGAATTAGCACCGTTTGATGCTGATTTAAAACTAGGAGAAAGCCAATCGATGAGGCAACAAGTTATCTATTGGTATGTAGATAACAGTTTGGCAGGTATTTTGCCAACAGCTATTCAGAAACTTGCTCACAGATTAATTACACACAAAGAAAATTCAATTGTAATCGCTTCGAAAAGTAGTCTTCAAATCAGAACCATTAGTAATAAAATATTTGATTATGTTAAGGCATTTTATCAAGTTCATGAAGAATCTGCTGTTTATCAAATGGCTTGGCAAGCATTTAACGATGATAGTGAAAATAAAATACATGACAATGAATTAAAACGATTTTCAGAAATCAAAGAATATCAAAATGCCACTAAGGCAATTGAAGTAATGCAACATGTAGAAAAACAAGTGATTACTTTTGAAAAAGATATTAATATTGGGCTTAATAGTGCCAGAATGATTTTAGATTTGAGTAATAAACCTGATACTTTTTTACAGATTAGTGGTATAAGTGCAGGTCTACCGCAAATAAATATGAAAGAATCTTCGTATATTGTGGATAGAAAAAATGGGTTAATTTTAAAAACGATTAACGAACTAGATGAAGCAATTGAATACTATTTGGATACACTAAATTATTGGAATGAATCGTTAGTTTATAACATTGGTCAAATAGAAAAGTATTCAAATAAAAACAATGTTCAACGTTGGATTGATCTTGTGAGGAGTAGTAACGAACATGATTAA